One genomic window of Actinoplanes lobatus includes the following:
- a CDS encoding alpha/beta hydrolase → MKPIVLVHGFWVTPRSWENWVAHYEAKGHRVIAPAYPGFEVEVESLNADPTPILDVTVPRIIEHLEEQIRELPEAPIIIGHSAGGAFTQILLDHGYGAAGVAMNSAPTEGVRVVPLSQVKSTFPVLKSPANRHRAVPLTLEQWTYAFTNTFTEDESKALYERYAIPANGGILWGSVLANFQPGHQDTWVDYHNDERAPLLFVSGSEDHIMPPEVQRSNRKHYKSNTVTEIREYEGYAHLLPAQKGWEQIADEVLDWALRHAR, encoded by the coding sequence ATGAAGCCGATCGTTCTTGTGCACGGATTCTGGGTCACGCCGCGCAGCTGGGAGAACTGGGTCGCCCACTACGAGGCCAAGGGCCACCGGGTGATCGCGCCCGCCTACCCCGGCTTCGAGGTCGAGGTGGAATCCCTCAACGCCGACCCCACCCCGATCCTGGACGTCACCGTGCCGCGGATCATCGAGCACCTGGAGGAGCAGATCCGGGAGCTGCCCGAAGCACCGATCATCATCGGTCACTCGGCTGGCGGCGCGTTCACCCAGATCCTGCTGGACCACGGGTACGGCGCGGCCGGCGTGGCGATGAACTCGGCGCCCACCGAGGGCGTGCGGGTGGTGCCGCTGTCCCAGGTGAAGTCCACCTTCCCGGTGTTGAAGAGCCCGGCGAACCGGCACCGGGCGGTGCCGTTGACGCTGGAGCAGTGGACCTACGCGTTCACCAACACGTTCACCGAGGACGAGTCGAAGGCCCTCTACGAGCGGTACGCGATCCCGGCCAACGGGGGCATCCTGTGGGGCAGCGTGCTCGCCAACTTCCAGCCCGGCCACCAGGACACCTGGGTCGACTACCACAACGACGAGCGGGCGCCGCTGCTGTTCGTCTCCGGCTCCGAGGACCACATCATGCCGCCCGAGGTGCAGCGGTCGAACCGCAAGCACTACAAGTCGAACACGGTGACCGAGATCCGCGAGTACGAGGGCTACGCCCACCTGCTGCCCGCCCAGAAGGGGTGGGAGCAGATCGCGGACGAGGTCCTGGACTGGGCCCTGCGGCACGCCCGGTGA
- a CDS encoding MBL fold metallo-hydrolase — protein sequence MNDLRITHIGGPTTLIEVAGVRLLTDPTFDEPGRRYSFGLGTSSVKTAGPAVAAGELGPIDAVLLTHDHHGDNLDVAGRALLPSVPVVLTTVSGAHRLGGNATGLAPWRSARVGEIEVTATPARHGPPLSRPIVGEAIGFALRPPGSSSVIWISGDTVLFGGVRQVASRFTVDTAILHLGEVRFGLTGPISYTMNGRDAARLVASLRPRTVVPVHYEGWSHFHEGRAGVEAAFPPGTLTWLTPGVPTTV from the coding sequence GTGAACGACCTGCGGATCACCCACATCGGCGGCCCCACCACCCTGATCGAGGTGGCCGGCGTGCGGCTGCTCACCGACCCGACCTTCGACGAACCGGGCCGGCGGTACTCGTTCGGCCTGGGCACGTCCTCGGTCAAGACGGCCGGCCCAGCGGTGGCCGCCGGCGAACTCGGGCCGATCGACGCGGTACTGCTCACCCACGATCACCACGGGGACAATCTGGACGTCGCGGGCCGGGCGCTGCTGCCGTCCGTACCGGTGGTGCTGACCACCGTGAGCGGGGCCCACCGGCTCGGCGGCAACGCCACCGGGCTGGCGCCGTGGCGGTCCGCCCGGGTCGGTGAGATCGAGGTCACCGCCACCCCGGCCCGGCACGGCCCGCCGCTGAGCCGGCCGATCGTCGGCGAGGCGATCGGGTTCGCCCTGCGGCCGCCGGGCAGCTCGTCGGTGATCTGGATCTCCGGGGACACCGTGCTGTTCGGCGGGGTCCGGCAGGTGGCGTCCCGGTTCACCGTCGACACCGCGATCCTGCACCTCGGCGAGGTGCGGTTCGGGCTCACCGGCCCGATCAGCTACACCATGAACGGCCGGGACGCGGCCCGCCTCGTCGCATCGCTGCGGCCACGGACGGTGGTGCCGGTCCACTACGAGGGCTGGTCGCATTTCCATGAGGGCCGTGCCGGTGTGGAGGCCGCCTTCCCGCCCGGCACCCTGACCTGGCTCACACCCGGCGTGCCCACCACGGTCTAA
- a CDS encoding helix-turn-helix transcriptional regulator, which produces MRLFGQGDRLFGRETECAVLDGLLSGARSGHSAALVLRGEAGTGKTALLRYALSTAPGAPAGSGAPAGGSAPAGNGAGALVISGVEAEAGLPYAGLHRLLIPLLPERGHLPPAQRAALEVACGLTDGPTPDLYLVSLAALTLLAAAPRLCVVDDVHWLDPDSARALAFVARRLHAEGVVLLFGQRVVAEDPGLLAGLDVLEVTGLARDAAMALLSDVVAGDLDLGLAEHVAQSTGGNPLALTDLGRELTAEQLRGASPLPEPVPIGSRLEAHYSARVSGYPDATRTWLVLAAAGAGARHDHLLAAAGLLAVRPEDAAPAESDRLVSGTPPVVFRHPLVRSAVYGDAPPPRRRAAHAALAAAITGDADADRRAWHLAAATAAPDETVAAELERRADRAGARGGHAARATFLSRAAELTPDETVRTGRRVEAAAAAMTAGAPARALLLLETADDDHLSGPARGSALLTRALATVNTGAPTALRDATALCLEAAGAFGADHGRARRAAVQAVDHAIGAEHLSSVSETTVAAEAARLAATDPDGLDGLLLAGYASFIQDGYAACVPPLRRAIAAIADPALPDETLRRRFVVGINYCNLLWDDDTKLLLLDRAEAAARRTGALHTLDLVHFVGAMTGAALGRLRHADRHDAAGQRLRRSIGITAEQEQVWRHPELVAWRAPDGFRETVPQALGVFAMLHMGGMHTVTRLAVAGLEIASGAYPAARELLLDIVDLGRPRRYAWALPDLVEAAVRSGDRATAELACADLTSAAVNSGTPRALGLLDRSRALLAAPGEAEEHYRAAVERLATTPAYGDLARARLLYGEWLRRRRRRRDARDQLAAALEMFEEAGATVFAGRARAELGATGESVRSPVPKESETALTPQEAAVARLAGAGATNAEIAAHLYLSPSTVDYHLRKVFRKLGVTSRRRLRGVLHD; this is translated from the coding sequence GTGAGGCTCTTCGGGCAGGGCGATCGGCTCTTCGGGCGCGAAACCGAATGCGCCGTCCTGGACGGCCTCCTCTCCGGGGCGCGATCCGGGCACAGCGCGGCCTTGGTGCTGCGCGGCGAGGCCGGCACGGGCAAGACCGCATTGCTTCGGTACGCGCTGAGCACGGCACCCGGCGCACCAGCCGGAAGCGGCGCGCCCGCCGGAGGCAGTGCGCCCGCCGGAAACGGCGCCGGGGCGCTCGTCATCAGCGGTGTCGAGGCGGAGGCCGGGCTGCCGTACGCCGGGCTGCACCGCCTGCTCATCCCGCTCCTGCCGGAACGCGGCCACCTCCCGCCCGCCCAGCGCGCCGCCCTGGAGGTGGCCTGCGGTCTCACCGACGGCCCCACCCCCGACCTCTACCTGGTCAGCCTCGCCGCGCTCACCCTGCTGGCGGCCGCACCCCGGCTCTGTGTCGTCGACGACGTGCACTGGCTCGACCCGGACTCGGCCCGCGCCCTCGCCTTCGTGGCCCGCCGCCTGCACGCCGAGGGTGTCGTCCTGCTGTTCGGCCAGCGGGTGGTCGCCGAGGATCCGGGGCTGCTCGCCGGCCTGGACGTGCTGGAGGTCACCGGCCTGGCCCGGGACGCCGCCATGGCGCTGCTCTCCGACGTGGTCGCCGGCGACCTGGACCTGGGTCTGGCCGAGCACGTCGCCCAGAGCACCGGCGGCAACCCGCTGGCCCTCACCGACCTGGGCCGGGAACTCACCGCCGAGCAGCTGCGCGGCGCCTCCCCGCTGCCCGAGCCGGTGCCGATCGGCAGCCGTCTGGAGGCGCACTACTCGGCGCGGGTCAGCGGCTACCCGGACGCCACCCGGACCTGGCTGGTGCTCGCGGCGGCCGGGGCGGGCGCCCGCCACGACCATCTGCTGGCCGCCGCCGGGCTCCTGGCCGTCCGGCCGGAGGACGCCGCGCCCGCCGAGTCGGACCGGCTGGTGTCCGGCACCCCGCCGGTGGTGTTCCGGCATCCCCTGGTCCGCTCGGCGGTCTACGGCGACGCCCCGCCCCCGCGCCGCCGGGCCGCGCACGCCGCCCTGGCCGCCGCGATCACCGGTGACGCCGACGCCGACCGCCGCGCCTGGCACCTGGCCGCCGCCACCGCCGCGCCGGACGAGACGGTCGCCGCCGAACTGGAGCGCCGTGCCGACCGGGCCGGCGCCCGGGGCGGGCACGCCGCCCGGGCCACCTTCCTGAGCCGGGCGGCCGAGCTGACCCCGGACGAGACGGTCCGCACCGGACGCCGGGTGGAGGCGGCCGCCGCCGCGATGACGGCCGGCGCGCCCGCCCGGGCCCTGCTGCTGCTGGAGACCGCCGACGACGATCACCTGTCCGGGCCGGCCCGCGGGTCGGCGCTGCTCACCCGGGCCCTGGCCACGGTCAACACCGGCGCGCCGACCGCGCTGCGGGACGCCACCGCGCTCTGCCTGGAGGCGGCCGGCGCGTTCGGCGCCGACCACGGCCGGGCCCGGCGGGCCGCGGTGCAGGCCGTCGACCACGCCATCGGCGCGGAACACCTGTCGTCGGTGAGCGAGACCACGGTCGCGGCCGAGGCCGCCCGGCTCGCCGCCACCGATCCGGACGGGCTGGACGGGCTCCTGCTGGCCGGTTACGCGTCGTTCATCCAGGACGGGTACGCCGCCTGCGTACCCCCGCTGCGCCGGGCGATCGCCGCGATCGCCGACCCGGCCCTCCCGGACGAGACGCTGCGCCGCCGGTTCGTCGTCGGGATCAACTACTGCAACCTGCTCTGGGACGACGACACGAAACTGCTGCTGCTGGACCGGGCGGAGGCCGCCGCCCGGCGTACCGGCGCCCTGCACACGCTGGACCTGGTCCACTTCGTCGGCGCGATGACCGGCGCGGCGCTGGGCCGGCTGCGGCACGCCGACCGGCACGACGCCGCCGGGCAGCGGCTGCGCCGGTCGATCGGCATCACCGCCGAGCAGGAGCAGGTGTGGCGGCATCCGGAACTGGTGGCCTGGCGTGCCCCGGACGGCTTCCGCGAGACGGTTCCGCAGGCCCTGGGGGTCTTCGCGATGCTGCACATGGGCGGCATGCACACGGTCACCCGGCTCGCCGTGGCCGGTCTGGAGATCGCGAGCGGCGCCTATCCGGCCGCCCGTGAGCTGCTGCTGGACATCGTCGACCTGGGCCGGCCCCGCCGGTACGCCTGGGCGCTGCCCGATCTCGTCGAGGCCGCCGTCCGGTCCGGCGACCGCGCGACGGCCGAACTCGCCTGCGCCGACCTGACCTCGGCCGCCGTCAACAGCGGCACACCCCGGGCTCTGGGCCTGCTCGACCGGTCCCGGGCCCTGCTGGCCGCGCCCGGGGAGGCCGAGGAGCACTACCGCGCCGCCGTCGAGCGGCTCGCCACCACACCGGCGTACGGCGACCTGGCCCGGGCCCGGCTGCTCTACGGCGAGTGGCTGCGCCGCCGACGGCGCCGGCGGGACGCCCGGGACCAGCTCGCCGCGGCGCTGGAGATGTTCGAGGAGGCCGGGGCCACGGTGTTCGCCGGGCGCGCCCGTGCCGAGCTGGGGGCGACCGGGGAAAGTGTGCGCTCACCCGTACCGAAGGAGAGCGAAACGGCCTTGACCCCGCAGGAGGCCGCCGTGGCCCGCCTGGCCGGCGCCGGGGCGACGAACGCGGAGATCGCCGCGCACCTCTACCTGAGCCCCAGCACGGTCGACTACCACCTGCGGAAGGTGTTCCGGAAGCTCGGCGTCACCTCGCGGCGGCGGTTGCGGGGAGTGTTGCACGACTGA